The Agrobacterium larrymoorei sequence GCGCTTCCGTTCGTCTTGAATCGGTGCAGAACGCCGTTGATCAGGCCGAGGCGGCAGCGCTGGTGCTTTCAGGCCAAGAACAGCCTTATAGGCCGAAGCCATGGTTTTGGTCGGATCAGTATGATGTGAAATTACAGATCGCCGGATTCAACGCAGGCTATGACGAGACAGTGCTACGTCCAGGCCAGCGAGAGGGCAGCCATTCCATTTGGTATTTCAGTCGAGGCCGCTTCATCGCCGTGGATGCCATCAACGATGCCAAGGCCTATGTCACCGGCAAGAAGCTGCTCGACTCCGGCGTGCAGCCGAATCGCGCTGTGCTTGCTGATCACGCTGCCGATTTGAAACTGCTTTTGACATGAGGACGACTATGCCCACCTCTGAGAATCGCTTCAAGAACGCCATCCATCGCGGTGAACCGCAGATCGGACTCTGGCTCGACATGGGGGAGTCGATCGCCGCGGAGATTGCCGGAACGGCTGGTTTCGATTGGCTCGTCATCGATGGTGAGCATGGCCCGAACGATCTTCGCAGCATCATCGAACAGTTGCGCGCGCTCTCGACATCGCCTTCGGAACCCGTTGTGCGGGTGCCGACAGGAGAGACCTGGATTATCAAGCAGATGCTGGATGCCGGTGCGCGAACGCTTCTGGTGCCGATGGTCGATTCGGCCGAGCAGGCCCGCGCGCTCGTATCCGCCATGCATTATCCGCCGCGGGGCATTCGCGGCATGGGTGCCGTTGTTGCCCGCGCGTCTGGCTTCGGCAGTGTCAGTGATTACAATCAAAAGGCGTCGGATAATGTCTGCCTTTTGATCCAGGCAGAAACACGTGCCGCGATAGCCGATCTCGATAATATTCTTCAGGTCGAAGGCGTTGATGGAGTTTTCATCGGCCCAGCCGACTTGGCGGCGGATATGGGATATCTCGGAAAAATTGATGAGCCAGAAGTTCAAAGCGTCATCGAGGCCGCGATTCGCAAGATCGTCGCCGCTGGCAAGGCTGCGGGCATTCTTACCTTCAATGAGGCATACAATAAGCGCTATCTTGAATTGGGAGCTTCATTCGTGGCGGTGGGAGCCGATGTCTTCGAGTTCTCGAATGTGCTCCGGCAGCTCGCAGCTCGCTACAAGGGCGGCGCGACAGGGCCGAAGGCCTCTGGTTATTGACGATCAATCGTCATTGGTCGCGTTCAGTTTTTCCGGCGGTATGCCTTCCTGGCCGGAAGAGAGATGGCCTTCCGCAATAAGCCTTTCTCGGAGAATACGCGCGATGGCTTCGTCTTCACTCATGCGGTTGTCACGCGCGAAAGCGGATAGGGCGGTTTCGATTTCCTGAGAGAGTTGCACGTCGCTCCTCCATTCCAAAAGAAAAGAGGGCAGGGAGGCGTCGCCTTCCTGCCCTTGATGTTAACGCAGTTAGCGCCAACGATAGAGGCTGCTGCTGTTGTGCTGCGTCGAGGCGTTTGCCACGAAATAGCCGAGGGCGAAGCCCAATGCGCCGACGACGGTCAGAACAGACGTCGCGGTCGCAGGGTTTTCCTTCACTGCTTCTACCACGTTATGGCTCTGCGCCTTCACGGTCTCGGCTGCACTCTGCGCCACGCGCTGAACGCGGCCTTTTGCTTCGTCCACAAAGTCCGACGCGTCTTCCGAGATCGAGCCAGCGCGCGCCGATACAGACTTGGAAAGAGATGCGATCTGAGAGCGGAGCTCAGCGATCTGGTTTTCGACAGAATCTTCAACGACGTTCAATTTGGTCTGTGCCATTTGAAATCACCTCATGTTGTTTCCGTGTCGATAACGCGACCAAACTCGATAATGTTCCAAAACGGATAGAGGTGAAATGAGCGTTTGTTCTGAGTTGGTGGCCAGCAGGGACTGCTAGGTTAGGCGCCCTCGAAAGACATCCTTTACGGCCTAAAGCACGCAGAGTGGTTCGATTTGTGTGCCTTAAACTCAGAGTTCTCGATGGAGCTTGATCGTATGCGCTCCTTAAATGTCGATACCGACCGTCTGTGCGCTTAAAGGCGACTGCATAAAAGACCGCGTTTGCCAGTGGCTTCATTGCCAATGAGGGGTACTAGAGTTCAACGACTTGTGAGCGCTCGTCGGCGCCTATGGAGCCGAACACTCTATCGAGCCACGAACCAATATGGATTCTTTTTCCCGCAGGGATAATCGCTGATTCTGTTCAAGGCAGTGACGGATCGTGTCGTCAAAACCATTCGTCCGTACAGCTTCAAGCACCACATCACAGTGTAGCGGTGAGTGTGTTCCAGAAGTGCAACTATATATGGACATATTTTGGAATGGCGGAGAGGAAGGGATTCGAACCCTCGATACGCTTTTGACGTATACTCCCTTAGCAGGGGAGCGCCTTCGACCACTCGGCCACCTCTCCGGTGCCGCCTGATTATTGCGGAAGAAAAACGAATGCAAGCGCTTTTAATGAGAGAGTGGAAAAAGACCTATCTAATGACGGCTTTTCGCCCTTCATGAAGCTACGCAATAATCGGAGGGGCCATGCCTTCGACGAATCGAGTCACTTCATCCAGATGATTCCCGCTTTGGGAAACTGCGATTCGTGTGAGCGCCTAACTTAGGTGAGGCTCCCGTCTCTCTCTGACGGTGCATCAAAAGAGAGTTAGGTGCTCTCCTAAGTTGTCAGTTAGCGCAACGTTGGAAGATGATGCAACATTCGACTTACTCAATTTCATGTCTCTAATGCTCAAGCTTTCCCATTGTTTCTATTAACTATTTGTTAAATCTCCTTATCCCGACGCATCCTAAAATGTGTTTTTTCAGCAACATGGTTATGTGAAGCACCTAATCATACCTGTCATAAATCTCTTTGCCGATTGCGCCCGGCGAAAGCTTTTGTATTTTCAGCAACGGAAGCGCGGCGGTGGATCGCTCGTTTTCAAAAAAAACGGGAATGGGGCAGGGAATGCTGTCCTTCAGCTTAAGAACCCAGACCCTTATGAAACTTGACTGGAGGTCAACATGAACATCAAGAGCCTTCTCATTGGCTCCGCTGCAGCTCTTGCAGCAGTATCTGGCGCAAAGGCCGCTGACGCTATCGTCGCTGCTGAGCCTGAGCCCCTGGAATACGTTCGCGTTTGCGACGCTTTCGGCGCTGGCTTCTTCTACATTCCTGGTTCCGAAACCTGCCTGAAGTTCGACGGCTTCGTTCGTTTCCAGGTTAACTTCGGTCGTAACCAGTCCGGCACGTCTGACTGGGACGCTGTTTCGCGCGGCCAGTTCAACATCGACACCCGTTCGGACACCGAACTCGGCGTTCTGCGTGGCTACATCGGTCTGCAGGGCAACGCTGATGCCGCTGGCACGACCGTTGCTACGGACGCTGTTTTCGTTGAGCAGGCTTTCATCGAACTCGGCGGCCTGAAGGTCGGTAAGTTCTACAACTGGTGGGATAACGGTCTCTCCGGCGAAACCGACAACCTCTCTTCCAACACGCTGTTCAACTCCATTCGTTACACCTACGACGCTGGCTCCTTCTACGCTGGTCTGTCTGTCGACGAACTGGAAGGCGTAACCTACGCTGTTACCGGCGACCAGCCGAACAACGTTGGCTTCTCTGGCGCTCTCGGCGGCAAGTTCGGCGGCGCAGCTGTTGAAGTTCTTGGTGGCTACGACGTTGACCGCAGCAACGGTGCAGCTCGCGTCATCGCTACGGCTGACCTTGGTCCTGGCTCGCTCGGCGTTGGTGCCGCTTGGGCTTCCGGCGCAAATGCTTACTTCGCAGTGTCCGAATGGGCAGTTGCTGCTCAGTACGCTTACAAGGCGACTGACAAGCTGACCATCACCCCCGGCGTTCAGTACTACAGCGGCTACGGCTTGGTCTCTCAGGACACGTTCTCCAACAACGACGGTTGGAAGGGCGGTCTGACGGTTGACTACAAGATCACCGATGGCCTCACCACAAAGCTTGCTGTCAACTACCTTGACATCGACAACACTCCTAAGACTTGGACTGGTTTCGTTCGCCTTCAGCGTTCGTTCTAATCTGATGTGACCTAATCAGTGACGGAAACCCGGCTTTCGAGCCGGGTTTTTTTTGGCCTGATGTTCAACTCTGCGGGCATAGCGAAGTGTGGGGCTTATCCTCGACTCTTAGCGACGAAAGCTATCCCCACCTGTATCTCGATCCCGGTCTTTCGAAATTCGGATGAACTTGCTTGTTGCGAGATGTTTTGAATACTCGACGGCGATCTAAATCTGGAGAGGCCGGTAGCAAGTTCGTTGCCATCTATCAGAGTAGGAGTGCTGTGTGGTCGACTTGGACTTCGTGGATGGTTTGACATAGCGTCGGCTGGTCAATTGAAGCGCTAAATAATAAAATTCTAATATTATGTATTCTTTTGCTATCTAATTTTTCGCAACGTGGGGCTATTTAATAATGTATCGCTAGGAGGGCTACGTCACATGATAACATAAAAAGATTCTAAATTAGTAATTTATTGGATGAAAATATGGACTTTAAGCCTCTATTAATGAATCTATATGCTCGCCTTAATTTTGTAACTGAATTGCAACAGTAAAGATTGAAGGCCCTAGCATTGTGACAAATTTATAGCCTCTTTGATTGCGCGACTCTCACCATTCCGGTCTAATCACTTTCAGAGCAGCACTTACACGTTTTGGATCGACGGGCTGCTTCATCAATCTTGACTGGAGGTCAACATGAACATCAAGAGCCTTCTCATTGGCTCCGCTGCAGCTCTTGCAGCAGTATCTGGCGCAAAGGCCGCTGACGCGATCGTCGCTGCTGAGCCTGAGCCACTGGAATACGTTCGCGTTTGCGACGCTTTCGGCGCTGGCTTCTTCTACATTCCTGGTTCCGAAACCTGCCTGAAGTTCGACGGCTTTGTTCGTTTCCAGGTTAACTATGGCCGCGACCAGTCTGGCACGTCTGACTGGGACGCTGTTTCGCGCGGCCAGTTCAACATCGACGCACGTTCGGACACCGAACTCGGCGTTCTGCGTGGCTACATCGGTCTGCAGGGCAACGCTGATGCTGCTGGCTCGACCCTTCCTAACGACGCTGTTTTCGTTGAGCAGGCTTTCATCGAACTCGGCGGCCTGAAGGTCGGTAAGTTCTACAACTGGTGGGATAACGATCTCTCCGGCGAAACGGATGAGCTTTCCTCCAACACGCTGTTCAACTCCATTCGTTACACCTATGACGCTGGTTCCTTCTACGCTGGTCTGTCTGTTGACGAACTGGAAGGCGTAACCTACGCTGTTACCGGCGACCAGCCGAACAACGTTGGCTTCTCTGGCGCTCTCGGCGGCAAGTTCGGCGGCGCAGCTGTTGAAGTTATCGGTGGCTACGACGTTGACCGCAGCAACGGTGCAGCTCGCATCATCGCTACGGCTGACCTTGGTCCTGGTACACTTGGTTTGGCTGGTGTTTGGGCTTCCGGCGCAAATGCTTACTTCGCAGTGTCCGAATGGGCAGTTGCTGCTCAGTACGCTTACAAGGCGACTGACAAGCTGACCATCACCCCTGGTGTTCAGTACTACAACGGCTACGGCTTGGTCTCTCAGGACACGTTCTCCAACAACGACGGTTGGAAGGGCGGTCTGACGGTTGACTACAAGATCGTCGAAGGTTTGACGACGAAGGTCGCTGTCAACTACCTCGACATCGACAATACCCCGAAGCAGTGGACTGGTTTCGTTCGCCTTCAGCGTTCGTTCTAATCTGATCTGAACTAGTCAGTGACGGAAACCCGGCCTTCGAGCCGGGTTTTTGTTTTGGTGGGGATGGTCGCGGTCATCAAATTGGCTTCCCATCACATTTTGTTGTGGTTCCGCCACAGTCCTGAAAGAAGAAGATCGTAAGGTCCCCGAATTAACTCGATGCTTGTTGCGTTGCGGTGCGTCTTTGCATCTACTCGAATGTAAGAAGCAACGCATGTTTGCGATTTGGCCGCTGCTTCTCCTGATTCGCTTGGAGATCGATATGCACATCAAGAGCTTTTTGTTTGGTGCCGCTGCAGCACTTGCAACCGTGCCTAGCGCACATGCAGCCGACGCCATCGTCGCCGCTGAGCCTGAGCCACTGGAATATGTTCGCGTTTGCGACGCATTCGGCACCGGTTTCTTCTACATTCCGGGCACCGAGACCTGCCTGAAGTTCGGCGGTTACATCCGTTTTGAAACAGATTTTGGTCGCAACGAGTCCGGCACGTCCGATTGGGATAGCTTCACACGTGCTCAGTTCGAAATGGATGTCCGCTCGGATACCGAACTTGGCGCCTTGCGCGGCTTCATCGGCTTCCGTGGCAACGCCGATAGTGGCTCCGCCGCTGCATCGACCACAAACACCAGTGATACGGGTTCCGGCCTTTTCGTAGACCAAGCTTTCATCGAACTCGGAGGGCTGAAGGTCGGTAAGTTCTACAGCTGGTGGGATGACGATCTCTCCGGCGAGACGGATCTTCTCTCTTCCAACACCCTATTTAACTCCGTTCGTTACTCCTACGACGCCGGTGCTTTTTCTGCCGGGATTTCGGTGGACGAGCTGGAAGGGATTGCCTTCGTTG is a genomic window containing:
- a CDS encoding HpcH/HpaI aldolase/citrate lyase family protein, which gives rise to MPTSENRFKNAIHRGEPQIGLWLDMGESIAAEIAGTAGFDWLVIDGEHGPNDLRSIIEQLRALSTSPSEPVVRVPTGETWIIKQMLDAGARTLLVPMVDSAEQARALVSAMHYPPRGIRGMGAVVARASGFGSVSDYNQKASDNVCLLIQAETRAAIADLDNILQVEGVDGVFIGPADLAADMGYLGKIDEPEVQSVIEAAIRKIVAAGKAAGILTFNEAYNKRYLELGASFVAVGADVFEFSNVLRQLAARYKGGATGPKASGY
- a CDS encoding porin, producing the protein MNIKSLLIGSAAALAAVSGAKAADAIVAAEPEPLEYVRVCDAFGAGFFYIPGSETCLKFDGFVRFQVNFGRNQSGTSDWDAVSRGQFNIDTRSDTELGVLRGYIGLQGNADAAGTTVATDAVFVEQAFIELGGLKVGKFYNWWDNGLSGETDNLSSNTLFNSIRYTYDAGSFYAGLSVDELEGVTYAVTGDQPNNVGFSGALGGKFGGAAVEVLGGYDVDRSNGAARVIATADLGPGSLGVGAAWASGANAYFAVSEWAVAAQYAYKATDKLTITPGVQYYSGYGLVSQDTFSNNDGWKGGLTVDYKITDGLTTKLAVNYLDIDNTPKTWTGFVRLQRSF
- a CDS encoding porin, whose product is MNIKSLLIGSAAALAAVSGAKAADAIVAAEPEPLEYVRVCDAFGAGFFYIPGSETCLKFDGFVRFQVNYGRDQSGTSDWDAVSRGQFNIDARSDTELGVLRGYIGLQGNADAAGSTLPNDAVFVEQAFIELGGLKVGKFYNWWDNDLSGETDELSSNTLFNSIRYTYDAGSFYAGLSVDELEGVTYAVTGDQPNNVGFSGALGGKFGGAAVEVIGGYDVDRSNGAARIIATADLGPGTLGLAGVWASGANAYFAVSEWAVAAQYAYKATDKLTITPGVQYYNGYGLVSQDTFSNNDGWKGGLTVDYKIVEGLTTKVAVNYLDIDNTPKQWTGFVRLQRSF
- a CDS encoding porin — protein: MHIKSFLFGAAAALATVPSAHAADAIVAAEPEPLEYVRVCDAFGTGFFYIPGTETCLKFGGYIRFETDFGRNESGTSDWDSFTRAQFEMDVRSDTELGALRGFIGFRGNADSGSAAASTTNTSDTGSGLFVDQAFIELGGLKVGKFYSWWDDDLSGETDLLSSNTLFNSVRYSYDAGAFSAGISVDELEGIAFVGDTTVDNNVGIAGSLAGKFGGGSLSLIGGYDTDREDGAVRLIGSFDVGPGAFSFAGVYASGVNAYYALSEWAVVAEYAYKVTDKLTITPGVQWLGNVATKDAAFDIVNTGWSNNDAWTAGLTVDYKVVQGFTTKVTANYYDEDNRPEFWTGFVRLQRDF